A region of Dehalococcoidales bacterium DNA encodes the following proteins:
- the egtD gene encoding L-histidine N(alpha)-methyltransferase, with product MKPQKSIETIVNDASPGLERFRAEVRHGLQKPQKELPSKYFYDEKGARLFERICTLDEYYIPRTEAAIMADCIDELAELIGPCAFLLEYGSGSCDKVRFLLDNLPNPTAYTPIDISGQQLLQVSRELSSDYPHLEVLPVCADYTGNFELPVPAEYCHRTMVYFPGSTIGNFDPEPAVHFLEHVAGVCGEGGGLLIGVDLKKDPAVLHRAYNDGQGVTAAFNLNLLERINRELGADFKLDSFEHYAFYNPGESRVEMHLVSLREQEVHVGETTIPFQTGESIWTESSYK from the coding sequence ATGAAGCCTCAGAAGAGTATTGAGACGATAGTAAATGATGCTTCGCCAGGCTTAGAACGCTTCCGTGCCGAGGTGCGGCACGGTCTGCAGAAACCGCAAAAGGAGCTGCCTTCTAAATATTTCTACGATGAGAAGGGCGCTCGCCTGTTTGAGCGTATCTGCACTCTCGATGAATATTATATCCCCCGCACTGAGGCAGCGATAATGGCAGACTGTATCGACGAGTTAGCGGAGCTTATCGGTCCCTGCGCTTTCCTCTTGGAATACGGCAGCGGCAGCTGTGATAAAGTGAGATTTCTCCTGGACAATCTGCCTAACCCGACGGCATATACGCCCATAGATATTTCAGGGCAACAGTTATTACAGGTATCCCGGGAGCTAAGCTCGGATTATCCCCATCTGGAAGTGCTGCCTGTCTGCGCTGACTACACCGGTAATTTTGAGTTACCTGTTCCCGCAGAATACTGCCACCGCACCATGGTCTATTTCCCCGGCTCGACAATCGGCAACTTCGACCCTGAGCCGGCCGTCCACTTCCTGGAACATGTTGCCGGGGTGTGCGGGGAAGGCGGAGGTCTGCTCATTGGTGTGGATTTGAAGAAAGACCCGGCCGTTCTGCACCGGGCTTATAACGACGGTCAGGGCGTCACCGCTGCCTTTAACCTTAATTTACTGGAACGGATAAACCGTGAGCTAGGTGCTGATTTTAAGCTTGATTCCTTTGAACACTATGCCTTTTATAATCCCGGAGAAAGCCGGGTTGAGATGCACCTGGTGAGCCTGAGAGAGCAAGAGGTTCATGTAGGTGAAACTACCATACCCTTTCAAACAGGTGAGAGCATCTGGACGGAAAGCTCGTATAAAT